A region from the Bacteroidota bacterium genome encodes:
- a CDS encoding formimidoylglutamase, whose amino-acid sequence MSDNLDYSEFFQPVDESKFSGTSTYFPSQIGQKIQKNSSLTGWPDLSGTKLALIGVNEDRRTHNNNGCALAPDHVRRNFYNLFEGEWQLQMADLGDIRAGNSPDDTDFALKTVIGALLRKNIIPLIMGGGQDLTYAQYLGYEKIEQTVNVVAVDPQFDLGVAGEKLNSRSWLSKLILHQPNFLFNFSNIGYQTYFVEQASIELMQKLNFDIHRLGLSRSRMEDLEPIIRNADILSFDIGAVRQSEAPANENASPNGFFGDEACQVARYAGISDKCSSFGIYEINPAFDRKNITSHLAAQMFWCFIDGFYNRKKDFPFGDASDYMKYRVFLRDHNHEIIFMKSSRSDRWWMEVPYPPNQKLRFERHALVPCTYQDYEEACKEEMPDRWWQTFQKLS is encoded by the coding sequence ATGAGCGACAACCTTGATTATTCGGAATTCTTTCAGCCGGTAGATGAATCTAAATTTTCCGGAACATCAACTTATTTTCCCTCGCAGATCGGGCAGAAAATTCAGAAAAATTCTTCTCTCACAGGGTGGCCAGATCTTAGCGGCACAAAACTAGCGCTCATTGGCGTGAACGAGGACCGGCGCACGCATAACAATAACGGATGCGCGCTCGCGCCTGATCATGTGCGCAGGAATTTTTACAATTTGTTCGAAGGAGAATGGCAATTGCAGATGGCCGATCTGGGTGATATCCGCGCAGGAAATTCCCCGGATGACACCGACTTCGCACTGAAAACTGTCATAGGTGCTTTGTTGCGGAAAAATATTATTCCACTCATCATGGGCGGAGGGCAGGATCTCACATACGCGCAATATCTCGGTTACGAAAAAATAGAACAGACGGTGAACGTGGTCGCTGTTGATCCGCAATTCGATCTCGGTGTTGCCGGAGAAAAACTCAACAGTCGTTCGTGGCTGAGTAAACTCATTCTTCATCAGCCAAATTTTCTTTTCAATTTTTCCAACATCGGTTACCAGACTTATTTTGTCGAGCAGGCTTCCATCGAACTGATGCAGAAACTAAATTTTGATATTCATCGTCTCGGTCTTTCACGCTCGAGAATGGAAGATCTCGAACCCATCATCCGCAATGCCGACATCCTGAGTTTTGATATCGGTGCCGTTCGCCAGAGTGAAGCGCCGGCAAATGAAAATGCTTCTCCCAATGGATTCTTCGGAGACGAGGCCTGCCAGGTTGCCCGTTATGCAGGCATCAGCGATAAATGTTCTTCATTCGGAATTTACGAGATCAATCCTGCTTTCGATCGCAAAAACATCACGTCGCATCTCGCCGCGCAGATGTTCTGGTGTTTCATCGACGGGTTTTACAACAGAAAAAAAGATTTTCCATTCGGCGATGCCAGCGATTACATGAAGTACCGCGTATTTCTCAGAGATCATAATCACGAAATTATTTTCATGAAAAGTTCACGCAGCGATCGCTGGTGGATGGAAGTTCCGTATCCGCCCAATCAGAAATTGCGCTTCGAACGTCACGCACTTGTTCCGTGCACTTATCAGGATTATGAAGAAGCCTGCAAGGAAGAAATGCCCGATCGCTGGTGGCAGACATTCCAGAAACTGAGTTAG
- the topA gene encoding type I DNA topoisomerase — translation MAKNLVIVESPAKAKTIEGFLGKDFLVKSSFGHVRDLVKKGLAVDTEKGFSPNYEISPDKEKVISELRKLSKDAEIVWLATDEDREGEAISWHLSEALKLDVKKTRRIVFHEITKPAILRAIQTPRTIDQHLVNAQQARRILDRLVGFELSPILWKKVKPSLSAGRVQSVAVRLLVEREREISNFKSVFSYKVSAVFSSNGSNFKAELKNNFSSIDEARDFLNKCVHAEFTVASLETKPAKKSPAAPFTTSTLQQEASRKLGFSVKRTMTVAQRLYESGKITYMRTDSVNLSELAIENARMVIGKNFGEKYIHTRQYKTKSKGAQEAHEAIRPTYLEHNSVDAERDEARLYDLIWKRTIASQMSEAELEKTTAIISVSTAAEKFVAQGEVIKFDGFLKVYMESSDEDGDEKEEREGVLPALAVEQKLNSHSITATQRFTHHPARYTEASLVKKLEELGIGRPSTYAPTISTVQDRGYVVKEDREGKPRNYSVLTLRSGNISEETRTENTGAEKAKLFPTDIGMVVTDFLSQYFPSIMDYNFTANVEEEFDEIAEGKIDWRKMLEGFYRPFHKTVETTEEKSERASGERLLGIDPVSGKNIIVRIGRFGPLVQIGASDDPDKKFASLKKDQRMEALTLEDALELFKLPRIIGEFEGKEMKVAVGRFGPYILSNNSFYSIPKTDDPLTITADRGIEIILAKRKADAEKEINTFRREGQDDVRVLNGRWGPYIAIGKSNYKIPKGSDPKSLSMEDCLAIAADQDANAPAWKKAAAAKKAAQLEAKEKKSSRPKAKTPVKKAATASVKSPLKKAKPVAKKPASKKSAAKKHVKKK, via the coding sequence ATGGCAAAGAACCTCGTGATCGTGGAGTCGCCTGCGAAGGCAAAGACTATAGAAGGATTTTTAGGAAAGGATTTCCTGGTGAAATCGAGTTTCGGGCATGTGCGTGATCTGGTGAAAAAAGGACTGGCCGTGGATACTGAAAAAGGATTTTCTCCGAATTATGAAATTTCTCCGGATAAAGAAAAAGTGATTTCTGAATTGAGAAAACTTTCGAAAGATGCGGAGATCGTTTGGCTCGCGACTGATGAGGACCGTGAAGGTGAAGCGATTTCCTGGCATTTGTCGGAAGCGCTTAAGCTGGATGTGAAAAAAACGAGGCGAATTGTTTTTCACGAGATCACCAAGCCGGCAATACTTCGCGCAATTCAAACGCCGCGCACCATTGATCAGCACCTTGTGAATGCGCAACAGGCGAGAAGAATCCTGGACCGCCTGGTAGGTTTTGAACTTTCGCCCATCCTCTGGAAAAAAGTCAAACCATCTCTCTCCGCGGGCCGCGTGCAGAGCGTTGCTGTGCGCCTGCTCGTGGAGCGCGAGCGCGAGATCTCGAATTTCAAATCAGTTTTCTCCTATAAAGTTTCTGCAGTTTTTTCATCGAACGGCAGCAATTTCAAAGCAGAATTAAAAAATAATTTTTCTTCGATCGATGAGGCGCGCGACTTTCTGAATAAATGTGTGCATGCAGAATTCACCGTTGCATCGCTCGAAACAAAACCAGCAAAAAAATCTCCGGCAGCACCATTCACAACATCAACGCTGCAACAGGAAGCAAGCCGTAAACTCGGATTTTCCGTAAAGCGCACCATGACCGTCGCCCAGCGATTGTATGAAAGCGGAAAGATCACTTACATGCGTACGGACTCGGTGAATCTTTCTGAGCTCGCTATTGAGAATGCAAGAATGGTTATCGGAAAAAATTTCGGTGAGAAATACATTCACACCCGCCAGTACAAAACAAAAAGTAAAGGCGCACAGGAAGCGCACGAAGCTATTCGCCCGACGTATCTCGAACATAACAGTGTGGATGCTGAACGTGATGAAGCGAGATTGTATGACCTGATCTGGAAGCGCACCATCGCCAGCCAGATGAGTGAAGCTGAACTTGAAAAAACAACAGCGATCATTTCTGTTTCTACTGCTGCAGAAAAATTTGTTGCGCAGGGTGAAGTGATAAAATTCGACGGATTCCTGAAAGTGTATATGGAATCGTCTGATGAAGATGGTGATGAAAAAGAAGAGCGCGAAGGTGTTCTTCCGGCGCTCGCTGTTGAACAGAAATTAAATTCGCATTCCATTACAGCCACGCAGCGTTTCACGCACCACCCTGCACGTTACACGGAAGCAAGTCTTGTAAAAAAACTTGAAGAACTCGGTATAGGCCGCCCTTCTACTTACGCACCGACAATTTCCACTGTTCAGGATCGAGGCTACGTGGTAAAAGAAGATCGTGAAGGAAAGCCAAGGAATTATTCGGTACTCACATTACGCTCCGGAAATATTTCGGAAGAAACACGAACAGAAAATACAGGAGCCGAAAAAGCAAAATTATTTCCTACAGATATCGGAATGGTGGTGACGGATTTTTTAAGCCAGTATTTTCCTTCTATCATGGATTATAATTTTACGGCGAATGTGGAAGAGGAATTCGATGAGATAGCAGAAGGAAAAATTGACTGGAGAAAAATGCTGGAAGGATTTTATCGCCCCTTCCACAAAACCGTAGAGACCACCGAGGAGAAATCTGAACGTGCAAGCGGAGAACGTTTGCTCGGCATCGATCCCGTTTCAGGAAAAAATATTATTGTCCGCATTGGAAGATTCGGCCCACTCGTGCAGATCGGGGCGAGCGATGATCCGGATAAAAAATTCGCCAGCCTCAAAAAAGATCAACGGATGGAAGCGCTCACGCTCGAAGATGCGCTCGAACTTTTCAAATTGCCGCGCATCATCGGCGAATTCGAAGGAAAAGAAATGAAAGTTGCGGTCGGCAGATTCGGCCCGTACATTCTCAGCAACAATTCTTTTTATTCCATTCCGAAAACAGATGATCCACTTACGATCACTGCTGATCGCGGCATAGAGATCATTCTTGCCAAGCGTAAAGCAGATGCAGAAAAAGAGATCAACACTTTCCGCCGCGAAGGACAGGATGATGTGCGGGTGCTGAATGGAAGGTGGGGGCCGTACATTGCCATTGGTAAAAGCAATTATAAAATTCCCAAAGGCAGCGATCCGAAATCATTGTCAATGGAAGATTGCCTTGCTATTGCTGCCGATCAGGATGCGAATGCCCCCGCGTGGAAAAAAGCAGCAGCAGCTAAAAAAGCAGCGCAGTTGGAAGCGAAAGAAAAAAAATCTTCACGCCCCAAAGCGAAAACCCCGGTTAAAAAAGCAGCCACGGCTTCCGTAAAATCTCCCCTGAAAAAAGCAAAACCCGTGGCAAAGAAACCGGCATCGAAAAAAAGTGCAGCAAAAAAACACGTGAAGAAAAAATAA
- the miaB gene encoding tRNA (N6-isopentenyl adenosine(37)-C2)-methylthiotransferase MiaB, with protein sequence MSFWQKWWFLVTSSPISKTNVRESIGTNKVIDEARQGETLIAEKNITATKKLFLESYGCQMNFSDSEIIASILKEDGFTTTKDFTEADAIFINTCAIRDKAEQTVRKRLTEFKNAKKKNPELVIGVLGCMAERLKEKFLDEEKIVDIVVGPDAYRDLPNLISKVEGGRKAVNVILSKEETYADITPVRLDSNGVTAFISIMRGCDNMCSFCVVPFTRGRERSRDPESIVNEARELFEKGYREVTLLGQNVDSYIFAGGGLKKDISTSLDVTNEEQKAAATSFAQLLEKVALIHPDLRIRYSTSNPKDMTDEVLHVMAKYDNICKYIHLPVQSGSSRILEAMNRGYTREYYEERIRAIRKIMPDCGISSDIITGFCTETEEDHEQTLSLMEWADYDFSFMFAYSERPKTLAERKFKDDVPEEVKKRRLAEVIVVQQKLTERRVKAGVGKIHRVLIEKTSKRNDDKWSGRNSQNIVVVFPKQWRMENGELSAEMKPGNYVNVLAESCSLTTLIGRVVE encoded by the coding sequence ATGTCATTTTGGCAGAAATGGTGGTTTTTGGTAACTTCGTCCCCCATTTCAAAAACAAACGTGAGAGAATCAATCGGAACAAATAAAGTAATTGATGAAGCTCGGCAAGGGGAAACTTTGATCGCAGAAAAAAATATTACCGCAACTAAAAAACTTTTTCTCGAGAGTTATGGATGCCAGATGAATTTTTCCGACAGTGAAATAATTGCTTCTATTCTGAAAGAAGATGGTTTTACAACAACGAAAGATTTTACGGAAGCCGATGCGATCTTCATCAACACGTGCGCCATTCGTGATAAAGCAGAACAAACAGTCCGTAAACGTTTGACCGAATTCAAAAATGCAAAGAAGAAAAATCCCGAATTGGTAATCGGCGTTCTTGGTTGTATGGCTGAACGATTGAAAGAAAAATTTCTTGATGAAGAAAAAATTGTGGACATCGTCGTCGGCCCGGATGCGTATCGCGATCTGCCGAATTTAATTTCAAAAGTGGAAGGCGGACGCAAAGCAGTGAACGTTATTCTCTCAAAGGAAGAAACCTACGCCGACATTACCCCGGTTCGTCTCGACAGCAATGGAGTTACTGCGTTCATCAGCATCATGCGCGGGTGCGATAACATGTGCTCGTTCTGCGTGGTTCCATTCACGCGCGGGCGTGAACGTTCGCGCGATCCCGAAAGTATTGTGAACGAAGCGAGAGAACTTTTTGAAAAAGGATATCGTGAAGTAACGCTGCTCGGGCAAAATGTTGATTCTTATATTTTCGCAGGTGGCGGCCTCAAAAAAGACATCTCGACTTCGCTCGATGTGACAAATGAAGAGCAAAAAGCGGCTGCAACTTCGTTCGCACAATTGCTGGAAAAAGTTGCGCTCATTCATCCTGATCTTCGGATCCGTTACAGCACTTCCAATCCAAAAGACATGACGGATGAAGTGTTGCACGTAATGGCGAAGTACGACAACATCTGCAAATACATTCATCTTCCTGTGCAAAGCGGTAGTTCCAGAATTCTCGAAGCAATGAATCGCGGTTATACGCGGGAATATTATGAAGAACGCATTCGCGCGATAAGAAAAATAATGCCCGACTGCGGAATTTCTTCCGACATCATCACTGGTTTCTGTACAGAAACAGAAGAAGATCATGAGCAAACTTTATCGCTCATGGAATGGGCAGATTACGATTTCAGTTTCATGTTCGCTTATTCCGAGCGTCCGAAAACTTTAGCGGAACGCAAATTCAAAGACGATGTTCCGGAAGAAGTGAAGAAAAGAAGACTTGCAGAAGTGATCGTTGTCCAACAGAAATTGACAGAACGCAGAGTGAAAGCCGGCGTCGGAAAAATTCATCGTGTGTTGATTGAAAAAACTTCGAAACGTAATGATGATAAATGGTCGGGAAGAAATTCGCAGAACATTGTTGTTGTTTTTCCGAAGCAATGGAGAATGGAGAATGGAGAATTAAGTGCGGAGATGAAGCCGGGTAATTATGTGAATGTGCTTGCTGAATCTTGCAGTTTGACGACTTTGATAGGGAGGGTGGTGGAATGA
- a CDS encoding nucleotidyltransferase domain-containing protein, which translates to MINQEKQNIIVNYLAAYEPKMIGIFGSYARGEETPESDIDILVDLRAKITLIDLVKFHQDLEILIGNKVDVVTLGGLRNEKLKEYIFKDLKYLLNEKG; encoded by the coding sequence ATGATAAATCAGGAAAAACAAAATATCATCGTCAATTATCTTGCAGCCTATGAGCCGAAGATGATCGGTATTTTTGGTTCTTATGCACGAGGGGAAGAAACCCCGGAAAGTGACATTGACATCCTTGTTGATCTCCGCGCAAAAATCACACTCATCGATCTCGTGAAATTTCACCAGGACCTTGAGATCCTTATCGGAAATAAAGTTGATGTTGTAACTCTTGGCGGACTTCGAAACGAGAAATTGAAAGAATATATATTCAAAGACCTCAAATACCTGCTCAATGAAAAAGGATAA
- a CDS encoding DUF86 domain-containing protein, which yields MKKDNSIYLGHILECTVQIEEYMKDITREKFLDQRMIQDAVIRQIEIIGEATKNISVEFRELHQDIPWKRMAGMRDVIIHEYFQVNIEVVFETANSWIPELRSKIKTLLGTT from the coding sequence ATGAAAAAGGATAATTCTATTTATCTCGGGCATATTCTGGAATGTACAGTGCAAATCGAGGAATACATGAAGGATATTACGCGGGAGAAATTTCTCGATCAGCGTATGATCCAGGATGCTGTCATCAGGCAAATAGAGATCATCGGAGAAGCCACAAAAAATATTTCGGTCGAATTCCGCGAACTACATCAGGATATTCCGTGGAAAAGAATGGCAGGAATGAGAGATGTGATAATTCACGAATATTTCCAGGTAAACATTGAAGTGGTTTTCGAAACTGCCAATTCATGGATACCAGAACTCAGATCTAAGATCAAAACTTTACTTGGCACAACTTAA
- a CDS encoding sigma-54-dependent Fis family transcriptional regulator, with amino-acid sequence MTIQEIKLRFGIIGTTPLLDRAIDIAAQVAPTDLSVLINGESGTGKEVFPKIIHQLSAKKHGPYIAVNCGAIPEGTIDSELFGHEKGSFTGAMEARKGYFEVADGGTIFLDEVAEMPLATQARLLRVLETGEFIRVGSSKVQKTNVRVVAATNVNIPDATGRGKFREDLYYRLNTVPILLPPLRDRRQDIQLLFRKFAADFAAKYRMPVIKLLPDAEHLLTNYYWHGNVRQLKNVTEQLSIIEKSREIDSAILNKYLPDNKNAIGGVPALARTEAADPREREFMFQLLQQMRQELNDLKSLTMQLIQNGGRITPEILQQNAPVIQKHFSEMNTAVPRQESVIIHSPNWNDVTEEIHAPEEIVEDSLSLQDKEIELIKKALEKHRGKRKNAAKELGISERTLYRKINEYDIKG; translated from the coding sequence ATGACCATCCAGGAAATAAAACTACGCTTCGGAATTATCGGCACCACTCCCCTGCTCGATCGCGCAATCGATATTGCAGCGCAGGTGGCGCCCACTGATCTTTCGGTGCTCATCAACGGAGAAAGCGGAACAGGAAAAGAAGTTTTTCCAAAAATTATTCATCAGCTCAGCGCAAAAAAACACGGGCCTTACATTGCTGTGAATTGTGGTGCTATTCCCGAAGGAACTATTGATTCCGAATTGTTCGGCCATGAGAAAGGTTCTTTCACCGGCGCAATGGAAGCGCGTAAAGGATATTTTGAAGTGGCTGATGGCGGAACTATTTTTCTGGATGAAGTAGCGGAAATGCCGCTCGCTACACAAGCGCGCCTCCTGCGCGTGCTCGAGACGGGAGAATTCATTCGCGTGGGTTCTTCAAAAGTTCAGAAAACAAATGTGCGCGTTGTTGCTGCAACGAATGTGAATATTCCGGATGCGACAGGCCGCGGAAAATTCCGCGAGGATCTTTATTACCGTTTGAATACCGTTCCGATCCTTCTTCCCCCGCTGCGCGATCGCCGGCAGGACATTCAATTGCTCTTCCGGAAATTTGCTGCTGACTTCGCTGCGAAATACCGCATGCCCGTTATCAAACTATTGCCTGATGCGGAACACCTGCTTACGAATTATTACTGGCATGGAAATGTTCGCCAATTGAAAAATGTGACAGAACAACTTTCCATCATTGAGAAATCGCGCGAAATTGATTCGGCAATACTGAATAAATATTTGCCCGATAATAAAAATGCGATCGGCGGAGTTCCTGCACTCGCACGTACGGAAGCAGCGGACCCGCGCGAACGCGAATTCATGTTCCAGTTGCTGCAGCAGATGCGCCAGGAATTGAATGATCTCAAATCACTCACAATGCAGTTGATTCAGAACGGCGGAAGGATCACACCGGAAATTCTCCAGCAGAATGCACCGGTCATCCAGAAACATTTTTCTGAAATGAACACGGCTGTTCCCCGGCAGGAATCGGTGATCATTCATTCTCCCAACTGGAATGATGTTACGGAAGAGATACATGCTCCGGAAGAAATTGTGGAAGATTCTCTTTCACTCCAGGATAAGGAAATAGAATTAATTAAGAAAGCTTTGGAAAAACACAGGGGAAAACGGAAGAATGCGGCAAAGGAACTCGGCATTTCGGAACGCACTTTGTACAGGAAGATCAACGAATACGATATCAAAGGATGA
- a CDS encoding LptE family protein, translating to MKTFRNFLFASFTLLILQSSFCKFPYSLTGGRPELTDTVTVSVLPFTNSAPLAKATYANSLTESLRDAIQRQTRMKMVPSGGDLNFEGNVTAYSVSPAAIQAGTTNQAAMNRLTITVNVKYTDAINNKLSFNSNFSRYSDFSASQNLASVEDQLIKDINDQLVQDIMNRSINAW from the coding sequence ATGAAGACTTTCCGGAATTTTCTTTTTGCATCTTTTACTCTTCTCATTCTCCAGAGCAGTTTCTGTAAATTTCCATATTCACTCACTGGCGGCCGGCCTGAATTGACAGATACCGTTACTGTTTCCGTTCTTCCTTTCACCAATTCTGCACCGCTTGCAAAAGCTACTTATGCAAATTCACTCACTGAATCTCTGCGCGATGCTATACAGCGGCAAACGAGAATGAAAATGGTGCCGAGTGGAGGCGACCTGAATTTCGAAGGAAATGTAACCGCGTATTCCGTTTCACCGGCAGCGATACAGGCAGGCACCACTAACCAGGCAGCTATGAACCGGCTCACGATAACCGTGAATGTGAAATATACCGACGCGATCAATAATAAATTGAGTTTCAATTCCAACTTCAGCCGCTATTCTGATTTTTCTGCTTCACAGAATTTAGCTTCGGTGGAAGATCAATTGATCAAAGACATTAACGATCAGCTCGTACAGGACATCATGAACAGATCTATCAACGCCTGGTAA
- the secG gene encoding preprotein translocase subunit SecG, with amino-acid sequence MDAVISVLIILCCIMLVLAVLIQNPKGGGLAAGFTAGSQVMGVRRTADFLEKASWYLAIFLFVLSVYSTVRLKKAASGGNNVNETSTTKDRAGDFDNMNKGGGATANPFGGGNGGAAKPVAKPGGGK; translated from the coding sequence ATGGATGCCGTCATTAGTGTACTGATTATTCTCTGTTGCATCATGCTCGTGCTTGCTGTACTGATCCAGAATCCGAAAGGCGGCGGGCTTGCTGCAGGATTCACTGCCGGATCGCAGGTAATGGGCGTTCGGCGCACTGCAGATTTTCTTGAAAAAGCAAGCTGGTATCTCGCTATTTTCCTTTTTGTACTCAGCGTTTACTCAACAGTTCGGTTGAAAAAAGCAGCGAGTGGCGGAAACAACGTCAATGAAACTTCAACCACAAAAGACCGCGCCGGTGATTTCGACAATATGAATAAAGGCGGCGGCGCTACTGCAAATCCATTCGGTGGCGGTAACGGCGGTGCAGCTAAACCGGTTGCAAAACCAGGAGGAGGAAAATAA
- the groES gene encoding co-chaperone GroES, whose translation MANPKIKPLADRVVVEAAAAEEKTAGGIIIPDTAKEKPQRGKIVAVGNGKKDEPMTVKVGDSVLYGKYSGTEVQIDGKDYLIMRESDIFAVI comes from the coding sequence ATGGCTAACCCGAAGATCAAACCTTTGGCCGACCGCGTGGTCGTAGAAGCTGCTGCCGCTGAAGAAAAAACTGCCGGCGGAATTATCATTCCCGATACTGCAAAAGAAAAACCGCAACGCGGAAAAATTGTTGCAGTAGGAAACGGAAAAAAAGATGAACCCATGACCGTTAAGGTCGGTGATTCTGTTCTCTATGGAAAATATTCCGGAACAGAAGTACAGATCGATGGTAAGGATTATCTCATTATGCGCGAATCAGACATATTCGCCGTCATTTAA
- the groL gene encoding chaperonin GroEL (60 kDa chaperone family; promotes refolding of misfolded polypeptides especially under stressful conditions; forms two stacked rings of heptamers to form a barrel-shaped 14mer; ends can be capped by GroES; misfolded proteins enter the barrel where they are refolded when GroES binds), which translates to MAKKIDFDLEARDALKRGVDSLANAVKVTLGPKGRNVVIDKKFGSPVITKDGVTVAKEIELKDAVENMGAQMLKEVASKTADVAGDGTTTATVLAQSIVTTGLKNVAAGANPMDLKRGIDKAVAAVVDSLHKMSKKVGDDNQKIQQVATISANNDSAIGKLIAEAMAKVKKEGVITVEEAKGTETTVDVVEGMQFDRGYISAYFVTDVDKMEAVLENPLVLIYDKKISNMKELLPILEKAVQTGKPVLIIAEDIDGEALSTLVVNKIRGSLRIAAVKAPGFGDRRKAMLEDIAVLTGGILISEERGFKLENADLSFLGKAEKITIDKDNTTIVGGAGKKADITARVNQIKAQIETTTSDYDKEKLQERLAKLAGGVAVLYIGAATETEMKEKKDRVDDALAATRAAVEEGIVPGGGVAYIRAQEALDKLKGDNEDEMTGIQIIRRALEEPLRQICENAGVEGSIVVQKVREGKGDFGFNAHTDVYEKLYDAGVIDPTKVTRVALENAGSIAGMLLTTECVLSEIKEEKSAMPPMGGGMEGMM; encoded by the coding sequence ATGGCAAAGAAAATTGATTTTGATCTTGAAGCGCGCGACGCACTGAAACGCGGCGTCGATTCACTCGCAAATGCTGTTAAAGTCACACTCGGTCCCAAGGGCCGCAATGTGGTCATCGATAAAAAATTCGGTTCTCCGGTAATCACGAAAGACGGTGTTACTGTTGCAAAAGAGATCGAACTGAAAGATGCGGTGGAAAATATGGGCGCACAGATGCTGAAAGAAGTTGCATCTAAAACTGCAGATGTTGCAGGCGATGGAACAACTACAGCAACTGTTCTTGCCCAGTCAATCGTTACTACAGGTTTGAAAAATGTGGCAGCTGGTGCTAACCCTATGGACCTGAAACGCGGAATTGATAAAGCAGTTGCAGCAGTCGTCGATTCTCTTCACAAAATGTCGAAGAAAGTTGGTGACGATAACCAGAAGATCCAGCAGGTTGCAACTATTTCTGCCAACAACGATAGCGCCATCGGAAAACTCATTGCAGAAGCAATGGCGAAAGTGAAAAAAGAAGGCGTGATCACAGTGGAAGAAGCAAAAGGAACGGAAACCACAGTTGACGTAGTAGAAGGAATGCAATTCGATCGCGGATATATCTCCGCTTACTTCGTAACTGATGTAGATAAAATGGAAGCTGTTCTCGAAAATCCTCTTGTTCTTATTTACGACAAGAAAATTTCGAACATGAAAGAATTGCTTCCTATTCTGGAAAAAGCAGTGCAGACCGGGAAACCTGTTCTCATCATTGCAGAAGATATAGATGGTGAAGCTCTTTCTACTCTCGTGGTGAACAAGATCCGCGGATCATTGCGCATTGCTGCAGTGAAAGCGCCGGGATTCGGTGATCGCCGCAAAGCGATGCTCGAAGATATTGCCGTTCTCACTGGTGGAATTCTCATCAGCGAAGAACGCGGATTCAAACTTGAGAACGCTGATCTTTCTTTCCTCGGAAAAGCTGAGAAGATCACCATTGACAAAGACAACACAACGATCGTCGGCGGTGCTGGAAAAAAAGCCGATATCACAGCGCGTGTAAACCAGATCAAAGCGCAGATCGAAACCACGACTTCCGATTACGATAAAGAAAAATTACAGGAGCGTCTTGCGAAACTTGCAGGTGGTGTTGCTGTTCTTTATATCGGCGCTGCTACGGAAACTGAAATGAAAGAAAAGAAAGACCGCGTTGATGATGCACTTGCTGCAACACGCGCTGCGGTGGAAGAAGGAATTGTTCCCGGTGGTGGCGTCGCATACATCCGCGCGCAGGAAGCACTCGACAAACTGAAAGGTGATAATGAAGATGAGATGACCGGTATCCAGATCATTCGCCGTGCACTCGAAGAACCACTCCGCCAGATCTGCGAAAATGCAGGTGTGGAAGGGTCAATCGTTGTTCAGAAAGTGCGCGAAGGAAAAGGAGATTTCGGATTCAATGCGCACACCGACGTTTATGAAAAACTTTATGATGCAGGTGTCATCGATCCGACAAAAGTAACACGCGTTGCACTTGAGAATGCGGGCTCCATTGCGGGAATGCTGCTCACAACGGAATGTGTTCTTTCAGAAATAAAAGAAGAAAAATCCGCGATGCCTCCAATGGGCGGCGGAATGGAAGGAATGATGTAG
- a CDS encoding superoxide dismutase codes for MKIYAIDKILPSATEENIRGVVVKEALHIWMLYAKDLVREVYFRKDRPGVMLVLECENATEAKRILSTFPMVKAGVIDFEIIPVGHFVPFGTLLDQELLKNYQ; via the coding sequence ATGAAAATTTACGCCATTGATAAGATCCTTCCTTCCGCTACTGAAGAAAATATCCGTGGCGTGGTGGTGAAGGAAGCACTTCACATCTGGATGCTTTATGCAAAAGATCTCGTGCGCGAAGTTTATTTCCGAAAAGACCGCCCGGGCGTGATGCTTGTTCTTGAATGCGAAAATGCAACAGAAGCCAAGAGAATCCTTTCTACTTTTCCAATGGTAAAAGCAGGTGTCATTGATTTCGAAATTATTCCCGTCGGACATTTTGTTCCGTTCGGTACCCTGCTCGACCAGGAACTTCTCAAGAATTACCAGTGA